One part of the Clostridium thermosuccinogenes genome encodes these proteins:
- a CDS encoding sensor histidine kinase produces the protein MSNTKLDFNKLDSIIKRTIEAINNSKSEIFDIAESARNECKALESEMRQLKEQVKELVKKVAEIEIELQESKRKLMYVNKNFHKFSQEELKQAYEKADNLRIELAVKREQEQYLVKRRNYLEVRIKEAYKTVEKAERLITQVAAVLGYLTGDLQELSLQLEDIKQKQYIGFKIIKSQEEERKRVAREIHDGPAQSMSNVVLKAEICEKLIDVDIEKAKEELRSLKDVVRGSLRDVRRIIYDLRPMSLDDLGLVPTLQRYIATFEDETGINVVFKARGKNENVKSIISLTTFRIIQEAVSNIRKHSQARNAAINIDFYEDCLKLNIYDDGKGFDQDSLKKYGEDINGGFGLVSMRERVELLGGEMHISSRSGIGTRINIVLPLVQKEEDMNEQN, from the coding sequence GTGAGCAATACTAAACTTGACTTTAATAAGCTGGACAGCATAATAAAAAGAACTATAGAAGCAATAAACAATAGCAAATCTGAAATCTTTGACATCGCAGAAAGTGCAAGAAATGAGTGCAAAGCTCTGGAAAGTGAAATGCGTCAGCTTAAGGAGCAGGTGAAGGAACTTGTAAAAAAGGTGGCAGAAATAGAGATTGAATTGCAAGAAAGCAAAAGAAAGTTAATGTATGTTAACAAGAATTTTCATAAGTTTTCACAGGAAGAACTCAAGCAGGCTTATGAAAAAGCCGATAATCTTCGTATAGAGCTAGCTGTGAAACGCGAGCAGGAGCAATATCTGGTCAAGAGACGCAATTATCTGGAAGTTAGAATAAAAGAAGCCTATAAGACCGTAGAAAAGGCAGAAAGGCTGATCACTCAGGTAGCCGCTGTACTCGGATATTTAACAGGCGATCTTCAGGAGTTAAGCTTACAGCTTGAAGATATCAAACAAAAGCAGTATATTGGTTTTAAGATAATAAAGTCCCAGGAAGAAGAAAGAAAAAGAGTAGCCAGGGAGATCCATGATGGCCCGGCTCAATCGATGTCCAATGTCGTGTTAAAAGCTGAAATCTGCGAAAAATTAATTGACGTGGATATCGAAAAGGCGAAGGAGGAGCTTAGAAGCCTGAAGGATGTTGTAAGAGGCAGTCTCCGGGATGTTAGAAGGATCATATATGACTTAAGGCCAATGTCCCTGGACGATCTCGGTTTAGTACCTACTTTGCAAAGATATATCGCAACCTTTGAGGATGAAACAGGCATAAATGTAGTTTTCAAGGCTAGGGGAAAAAATGAGAATGTAAAATCAATCATATCTCTTACCACTTTCAGAATAATACAGGAAGCCGTCAGCAACATAAGAAAGCACTCACAAGCAAGAAATGCGGCAATAAATATTGATTTTTATGAAGATTGTTTAAAACTGAACATTTATGACGATGGTAAAGGTTTTGATCAGGATAGTTTGAAAAAATACGGCGAGGACATAAACGGTGGATTTGGACTTGTAAGCATGAGAGAAAGGGTCGAACTCCTTGGGGGTGAAATGCATATCAGTTCAAGATCAGGCATCGGTACTCGGATAAATATAGTATTACCTTTAGTTCAGAAGGAGGAGGATATGAATGAGCAAAATTAG
- a CDS encoding response regulator, whose amino-acid sequence MSKISVLLADDHSIIRQGLKQILELEKDIFVVAQASNGDEAIKLARELKPDVILMDINMPGINGLQAINTLKQEKNPSKIIVLTVHEDREYLFKTIQMGAEGYVLKDAEPDVLIDAIRNVYAGQSYIQASMTKELVKEFNRITLNEKEKCEENNLTSREKEVLELIAEGMINKEIAKHLYISEKTVKNHVSNIFKKLKVADRTQAAIYAFKHNIKS is encoded by the coding sequence ATGAGCAAAATTAGTGTTTTGTTAGCTGATGACCATTCTATTATCAGACAGGGGTTAAAGCAAATCCTGGAGCTGGAAAAGGATATTTTTGTTGTAGCCCAGGCTTCAAACGGAGATGAAGCAATAAAGCTTGCAAGGGAATTAAAGCCGGATGTTATTTTGATGGACATAAATATGCCGGGCATAAACGGACTGCAGGCTATTAACACATTAAAACAGGAAAAGAACCCATCTAAAATAATTGTTTTAACCGTCCATGAAGATAGGGAATACCTGTTCAAAACGATACAGATGGGTGCTGAAGGTTATGTCCTTAAAGATGCCGAGCCTGATGTGTTGATAGATGCAATTAGAAATGTCTATGCCGGACAATCATATATTCAGGCGAGCATGACAAAAGAACTGGTAAAAGAATTTAACAGAATCACCCTGAATGAAAAAGAAAAATGCGAAGAAAACAATCTTACTTCAAGGGAGAAAGAGGTCCTGGAGCTTATAGCGGAAGGCATGATAAACAAGGAGATAGCAAAGCATCTTTACATAAGCGAGAAAACTGTAAAAAACCATGTGTCCAACATATTTAAAAAGCTAAAGGTGGCAGATAGAACCCAGGCTGCCATATATGCCTTCAAACATAATATAAAAAGCTGA